One Deltaproteobacteria bacterium genomic window carries:
- the thiD gene encoding bifunctional hydroxymethylpyrimidine kinase/phosphomethylpyrimidine kinase, translated as MACFIIGGFIKPRILTIAGSDPSGGAGIQADLKVIALLGGYGTSVITALTAQNTLGVQGIFPVPRSFIREQLQAVLSDISVDAVKTGMLARAEIITLVAQTLNEFKIEKVVLDPVMISGTGHPLLEKKAVQTLRDDLFPVAGLVTPNLSEASVLTGLPVRTVADMKRAAMALKEKIKGMVLIKGGHLTGAAIDLLYDGISFREFSSPRIQTPNIHGTGCTFSAAIAVFWGQGNPLIKAVEKAKDFITKAIAGAQPVGHGQWATDPYRWLENNKNKKEVSS; from the coding sequence ATGGCCTGTTTTATTATTGGGGGGTTTATAAAGCCACGTATTTTGACCATAGCCGGATCGGACCCGAGCGGTGGGGCCGGCATACAGGCCGACCTGAAGGTCATCGCTTTGCTGGGAGGCTATGGGACCTCGGTTATAACGGCCTTGACGGCCCAGAACACCTTGGGAGTTCAAGGGATCTTCCCGGTTCCCCGGTCGTTTATACGGGAACAACTCCAGGCGGTCCTTTCCGATATCAGCGTCGATGCCGTGAAAACAGGCATGCTGGCCCGGGCCGAAATCATTACTCTGGTGGCCCAAACCCTAAATGAATTTAAGATTGAAAAGGTGGTGCTGGATCCGGTCATGATCTCCGGAACCGGGCATCCCTTATTGGAAAAAAAGGCCGTTCAAACGCTCAGGGATGATCTTTTCCCCGTGGCCGGTTTGGTCACTCCTAATCTCTCCGAAGCCTCGGTCTTGACCGGTCTTCCGGTGCGGACCGTTGCGGATATGAAAAGGGCTGCCATGGCCCTTAAAGAAAAAATCAAAGGAATGGTTTTAATCAAAGGGGGACATTTAACCGGAGCGGCCATAGATCTCCTTTACGACGGGATTTCTTTCAGGGAATTTTCCAGCCCCCGAATCCAGACCCCGAATATCCACGGCACCGGTTGTACCTTTTCGGCCGCCATTGCCGTTTTCTGGGGGCAGGGGAATCCTTTAATAAAGGCTGTGGAAAAGGCCAAGGATTTTATTACCAAAGCCATTGCCGGAGCCCAGCCGGTCGGGCATGGCCAGTGGGCTACTGATCCATATAGGTGGCTTGAAAATAACAAAAATAAAAAAGAGGTATCATCTTGA
- the thiC gene encoding phosphomethylpyrimidine synthase ThiC produces the protein MTQIESAQKGVLTPEMQEVARQEGLDPEEIQKRVAQGTVVIPANLGKKKARPVGIGQGLAIKVNANIGTSSDQVDLAQELRKLNICVEAKADTVMDLSTGGDLKEILRTLIAHSPLPIGTVPIYQAVVETAREKGGIVHLTADKIFEVIESQAQAGVDFITVHCGVTLNSLERLQKQGRITDIVSRGGAFLATWMVYHGKENPLYTEYDRLIELARRYDLTLSLGDGLRPGCLADATDRAQVQELIHLGELREQALKAGVQVMIEGPGHVPLNQVEANVLLQKQLCQGAPFYVLGPLVTDIAAGYDHIACAIGGALAGMAGADFLCYVTPSEHLKLPTPEDVREGIIASRIAAHAADLARGRAKSWEQDRQMALARKALNWERQIGLCLDPEKARRMRAESPPSESEVCTMCGEFCAIKMVREFFKKE, from the coding sequence TTGACCCAGATTGAATCAGCCCAAAAAGGGGTTCTAACCCCTGAAATGCAGGAAGTGGCCCGCCAGGAAGGGCTGGATCCGGAAGAGATCCAAAAACGTGTGGCCCAGGGGACGGTTGTTATTCCGGCTAACCTCGGGAAGAAGAAGGCCCGCCCGGTTGGTATCGGACAGGGATTGGCGATCAAGGTCAATGCCAATATCGGGACTTCCTCCGATCAGGTGGATCTGGCCCAGGAATTGCGCAAGTTGAATATTTGTGTCGAAGCTAAAGCCGATACAGTCATGGACTTAAGTACCGGGGGTGATTTAAAGGAAATACTCCGAACCTTGATTGCCCATTCCCCTTTGCCTATAGGCACGGTCCCAATCTATCAGGCGGTGGTGGAAACGGCCAGGGAAAAAGGGGGGATTGTCCACCTGACGGCGGATAAGATTTTCGAGGTGATTGAAAGTCAGGCCCAGGCTGGCGTCGACTTTATTACAGTCCATTGCGGCGTTACCCTCAATTCTCTGGAGCGGTTGCAAAAGCAGGGCCGGATCACCGATATCGTCAGTCGGGGCGGGGCCTTTCTGGCAACCTGGATGGTCTATCATGGAAAAGAAAACCCCCTCTATACCGAATATGATCGTTTAATCGAATTGGCCCGTCGATACGATCTGACCTTGAGCCTCGGAGACGGCTTGCGTCCCGGCTGTCTGGCCGATGCCACTGATCGGGCCCAGGTGCAGGAGTTGATCCACCTGGGAGAATTACGGGAACAGGCCTTAAAAGCCGGTGTTCAGGTCATGATCGAAGGGCCCGGGCATGTGCCGCTCAATCAGGTCGAGGCTAATGTGCTGCTTCAGAAACAGCTTTGCCAGGGGGCCCCTTTTTATGTCCTGGGTCCCCTGGTCACGGATATTGCAGCGGGTTACGACCATATTGCCTGCGCCATCGGGGGGGCCTTGGCCGGGATGGCCGGTGCCGATTTTCTCTGCTATGTCACCCCTTCCGAACATTTAAAACTCCCCACGCCGGAAGACGTGCGGGAAGGGATTATCGCGTCCCGTATCGCGGCCCATGCCGCCGACCTGGCCCGGGGCCGGGCGAAGTCCTGGGAACAGGATCGTCAAATGGCCCTGGCCCGTAAAGCCTTGAACTGGGAAAGACAGATCGGCCTATGCCTGGATCCGGAAAAGGCCCGCCGGATGAGGGCCGAAAGCCCTCCCAGTGAATCGGAGGTCTGTACCATGTGTGGGGAGTTCTGCGCCATCAAAATGGTTCGGGAGTTTTTTAAAAAGGAATGA